From bacterium, one genomic window encodes:
- a CDS encoding 4Fe-4S binding protein, translating into MRELLIASGKGGTGKTTIAACLAAMEKSSKIVADADVDASDLFILLDPQTTMSREFRAGRVATIQGDLCTQCGQCREACRFEAISEQFQVQPTECEGCGVCAQVCPVQAVSFTDRNSGQWYVSNTRFGPFVHARLHPGEENSGKLVALVRHQARVLAEEQNISWLIVDGPPGIGCPVISAMAGAGAVLMVTEPTPSGLHDLRRVAELASHFRLVRTVCINKWDLNPQVTEEIERFCQDQQIPVVGKIPYDLVVSRALVARRVLVEWAPESRVAEEIQRLWERVRPLVPHA; encoded by the coding sequence ATGAGAGAACTACTCATCGCCAGCGGTAAGGGCGGCACAGGAAAAACTACCATAGCGGCTTGCCTTGCAGCCATGGAGAAATCCTCCAAAATTGTAGCCGATGCCGATGTGGATGCATCAGATCTTTTCATCCTGCTGGATCCCCAAACCACCATGAGCAGAGAGTTCAGAGCCGGGAGGGTGGCCACCATCCAGGGGGATCTCTGCACCCAGTGCGGACAGTGCAGGGAGGCTTGCAGATTCGAGGCCATCTCAGAACAGTTCCAGGTTCAGCCCACGGAGTGCGAAGGTTGTGGTGTGTGCGCTCAGGTCTGCCCAGTGCAAGCCGTATCTTTCACGGATAGGAACTCGGGACAGTGGTATGTTTCCAATACACGCTTCGGCCCCTTTGTCCACGCCAGGCTTCATCCAGGGGAGGAAAACTCGGGAAAGCTTGTGGCGCTTGTCAGGCATCAGGCGCGAGTGCTGGCTGAAGAACAGAACATATCATGGCTCATAGTGGATGGACCTCCAGGAATAGGATGCCCGGTCATATCTGCCATGGCAGGAGCAGGAGCGGTCCTCATGGTCACTGAGCCTACTCCTTCGGGGCTACATGACCTAAGACGCGTGGCCGAGCTGGCATCCCATTTCAGGCTTGTAAGGACCGTCTGCATAAACAAATGGGATCTCAACCCACAGGTCACCGAAGAGATAGAGCGGTTCTGCCAAGATCAGCAGATCCCAGTGGTGGGGAAAATCCCCTATGATCTTGTGGTCAGCAGAGCATTGGTGGCCAGAAGAGTCCTGGTGGAGTGGGCTCCCGAGAGCCGTGTGGCAGAAGAAATCCAGAGGCTTTGGGAAAGAGTAAGACCGCTGGTGCCGCATGCGTGA
- a CDS encoding NifB/NifX family molybdenum-iron cluster-binding protein translates to MKIAISAQRSDPDAPVDPRFGRAPYFLIVDSQTMAWKALENTMSLELPQGAGIQAAQNLIRECPDVVLTGNCGPKAFKVLEARGIKVCVGVQGTAKEALQAFLEGRYKPAPGPNVTGHWA, encoded by the coding sequence ATGAAGATCGCCATCTCAGCACAGCGCTCCGACCCTGACGCTCCGGTGGATCCACGTTTCGGAAGAGCGCCCTATTTCCTTATCGTGGACTCACAAACCATGGCCTGGAAAGCCCTGGAGAACACCATGAGCCTGGAGCTGCCTCAAGGAGCCGGAATTCAGGCTGCCCAGAACCTCATCAGGGAGTGCCCCGATGTGGTCCTGACTGGCAATTGCGGCCCCAAGGCATTCAAGGTACTGGAGGCCCGTGGGATCAAGGTATGTGTGGGCGTGCAGGGCACGGCCAAAGAAGCACTCCAGGCCTTCCTGGAAGGCCGTTACAAGCCGGCCCCGGGGCCCAACGTGACAGGTCACTGGGCCTGA
- a CDS encoding DNA translocase FtsK yields the protein MAQEKASGTAKMQTTARRLGMELMGLLLWGASAYLLMSLLSYSSADPSFNRAGGTGPVRNWGGLVGAYVSDLLLQALGLAAMVLPVLGAWMGWGHLRLRGWRWGILQWIGMLLGLVVLCSALHLLTGAWAGGVSIKRAGGLVGYLLCSTLLVYMNPGGTWLLLLVLLSVGVLMMTGTGPLSLLKPALARLQAQWVKLWARLRPPKVESPGKSMETAKKKKKDKTKLQEPEIIELPRKPPPKGRPVQDSFPFAGKGASYRFPHLSLLDQPPGGEIRVDKESLRMNALLLERKLGDFGVQGKVTEVHPGPIVTLYEFEPAAGVKISRIVSLQDDLAMALRALSIRIIAPIPGKAAVGVEIPNNRRETVFLQEILASEAFQKAPHRLTIALGKDTVGRPVVANLASMPHLLIAGATGSGKSVCLNAIITSILFRATPEEVKFLMVDPKRLELSVYRDIPHLLHPVVVEPKKAAVALGWAVREMERRYKWMERAGVRNIDRYNAKMAKAAVPVQAQDGPEEEPLPQNLPYIVVVIDELSDLMVVASREVEEAVLRLAQMARAAGIHLVVATQRPSVDVLTGTIKINLPVRIAFQVTSKFDSRTILDTQGAEHLLGSGDMLFLPPGTAGLQRIHGAYVSEGEVRRVVDFLKQQARPRYDPTVLQAPVADSEEEEEAEMDEKYQEAVALARRLRQISISSIQRHLRIGYNRAARIIERMEAEGIVGPADGSKPREVLVRSLES from the coding sequence GTGGCTCAGGAAAAGGCTTCGGGAACAGCCAAGATGCAGACCACAGCCAGAAGACTGGGCATGGAGCTCATGGGGCTTCTGCTTTGGGGGGCCTCGGCTTATCTGCTCATGAGTCTGCTTTCCTATTCCTCCGCGGATCCTTCCTTCAATCGCGCTGGAGGCACCGGGCCTGTGCGCAACTGGGGAGGGCTGGTGGGGGCATATGTCTCGGATCTCTTGCTGCAGGCTCTGGGGCTGGCGGCCATGGTCTTGCCGGTTCTGGGCGCCTGGATGGGCTGGGGACATCTGAGGCTCAGAGGCTGGAGATGGGGGATCCTGCAATGGATAGGAATGCTCCTGGGGCTTGTGGTCCTCTGCTCAGCCTTGCACCTCCTGACTGGGGCCTGGGCCGGAGGGGTCTCCATCAAGAGGGCTGGTGGGCTGGTGGGTTATCTGCTTTGTTCCACCCTCTTGGTTTACATGAATCCCGGGGGCACCTGGCTTCTTCTCCTGGTGTTGCTAAGCGTGGGAGTGCTCATGATGACAGGCACTGGCCCCTTGAGCCTGCTCAAGCCAGCTCTGGCCAGGCTCCAAGCTCAATGGGTAAAGCTCTGGGCTCGTCTCAGGCCGCCCAAGGTAGAATCTCCAGGCAAATCCATGGAGACGGCCAAAAAAAAGAAAAAGGACAAGACCAAATTGCAGGAGCCCGAGATCATAGAGCTTCCCCGCAAACCGCCTCCCAAGGGGCGGCCTGTCCAGGATTCCTTTCCTTTTGCCGGCAAAGGGGCCTCCTATCGTTTCCCGCACCTTTCCTTGTTAGACCAGCCCCCAGGCGGGGAGATCCGCGTGGACAAGGAAAGCCTTCGCATGAACGCCCTTTTGCTGGAGCGCAAACTGGGGGACTTCGGGGTTCAGGGCAAGGTCACCGAGGTGCATCCCGGCCCCATAGTCACCCTTTACGAATTCGAGCCTGCGGCGGGGGTCAAGATAAGCAGAATAGTGAGCCTTCAAGACGATCTGGCCATGGCCCTCAGGGCCCTGAGCATCAGGATAATAGCACCCATACCTGGCAAGGCAGCCGTTGGTGTTGAGATTCCCAACAACAGGAGGGAAACGGTTTTTCTTCAGGAGATACTTGCCTCTGAAGCCTTCCAGAAGGCTCCCCACAGGCTCACCATAGCCTTAGGCAAGGACACTGTGGGAAGGCCTGTGGTGGCCAACCTGGCTTCCATGCCCCATCTGCTCATTGCCGGGGCAACGGGCTCGGGCAAGAGCGTATGCCTCAATGCCATAATAACCAGCATTCTGTTCAGGGCCACTCCCGAAGAGGTGAAGTTCCTGATGGTTGACCCCAAGAGGCTGGAGCTGTCTGTGTACAGGGACATCCCCCACCTGCTCCACCCTGTGGTGGTGGAGCCCAAGAAGGCGGCCGTGGCCCTGGGCTGGGCCGTAAGGGAGATGGAGAGGCGGTACAAATGGATGGAGCGGGCCGGGGTGCGAAACATAGACAGGTACAATGCCAAGATGGCCAAGGCAGCAGTCCCTGTCCAAGCACAAGATGGCCCTGAGGAGGAGCCGCTTCCACAAAACCTACCATACATAGTCGTGGTGATAGATGAACTTTCAGATCTGATGGTGGTGGCCTCCAGGGAAGTGGAGGAGGCCGTGCTGAGACTTGCCCAGATGGCAAGAGCGGCCGGGATCCATCTGGTGGTGGCCACCCAGAGACCCTCGGTGGACGTGCTCACGGGCACAATAAAGATAAACCTGCCCGTGCGCATAGCCTTTCAGGTAACGTCCAAGTTTGACTCCAGGACCATCCTGGACACCCAGGGGGCTGAACACCTCCTGGGCTCAGGAGATATGCTGTTCTTGCCTCCAGGCACTGCCGGGCTTCAGAGGATCCACGGTGCTTATGTCTCAGAGGGAGAGGTGCGCAGGGTAGTGGATTTTCTCAAACAGCAGGCCAGGCCCAGGTACGACCCCACGGTACTTCAGGCTCCTGTAGCAGACTCAGAGGAGGAAGAAGAGGCCGAGATGGATGAGAAGTATCAAGAAGCCGTGGCCCTTGCCAGGAGGCTCAGGCAGATCTCCATCTCCTCCATACAAAGGCACCTTCGTATCGGTTACAACAGGGCTGCCAGGATAATCGAGCGCATGGAGGCCGAAGGGATAGTGGGGCCAGCGGATGGGAGCAAACCCAGGGAGGTGTTGGTTAGATCCCTGGAGTCGTGA
- a CDS encoding iron-sulfur cluster assembly scaffold protein, whose protein sequence is MNSEDSEQVARQLERAILEELGKAVGHKVAEHALNPQNAGSLTDPDGEATLSGICEDTVRIQLRLQGDRIQEIRFMTNGCAATVACSSMVTVLAQGATIKEALGIDGKRVIEALGGLPIEHTHCADLAANALKAALRNALEIRNEPWKRLYRSRNL, encoded by the coding sequence ATGAATTCTGAGGACTCTGAGCAAGTGGCCCGGCAATTGGAGCGGGCTATCCTTGAGGAGCTGGGCAAGGCCGTGGGGCACAAGGTGGCTGAGCATGCCCTCAATCCGCAAAACGCCGGAAGCCTGACTGACCCCGATGGCGAGGCTACACTGAGCGGAATCTGCGAGGACACCGTGCGAATCCAGCTCAGGTTGCAGGGAGACAGGATACAGGAGATCCGCTTCATGACAAATGGTTGTGCAGCCACAGTGGCTTGCTCCAGCATGGTCACGGTGTTGGCCCAGGGGGCAACCATCAAGGAGGCCCTGGGCATAGATGGCAAGAGGGTCATCGAGGCTCTGGGCGGGCTTCCCATAGAACACACACACTGCGCTGATCTGGCGGCCAATGCCCTCAAGGCGGCCCTTCGTAATGCCCTGGAGATCAGAAACGAGCCATGGAAGAGACTCTACAGATCCAGAAACCTTTGA
- a CDS encoding MBL fold metallo-hydrolase has translation MIRITILCDNVVGFPFGIGEHGFSALVEAGDQNILFDTGSGKGLISNGLTFGKDLRAVEKICLSHGHFDHTEGLAQVLPLMRNPVVYAHPGIFQERFGERRLGETVIRRFIGIPHRSEYLEQLGARFHLECGFQEIAPGVFLTGEIPRETPFEKGDPNLLIPFSGSFTQDPVLDDQSMVILTSEGLVVLMGCAHSGMINTLRYAQRKTGQQRIRAVLGGTHLGFLSPEQLEESISELEAMEPKLVAVSHCTGLPAAARLMQRFGERFCFAHVGTSLCFE, from the coding sequence GTGATTCGGATCACCATTCTTTGTGACAATGTGGTGGGGTTCCCCTTCGGCATAGGAGAGCACGGCTTTTCTGCCCTGGTTGAGGCGGGTGATCAAAACATCCTCTTCGACACAGGCAGCGGCAAGGGCCTCATCTCCAATGGGCTTACCTTCGGTAAGGACCTTCGGGCCGTGGAGAAGATCTGTCTCAGCCACGGCCACTTCGATCACACAGAGGGGCTAGCCCAGGTGTTGCCTCTCATGAGAAATCCAGTGGTGTATGCTCACCCCGGCATTTTTCAGGAGCGGTTTGGTGAAAGAAGGCTCGGTGAGACCGTGATAAGGAGGTTCATAGGCATTCCCCACAGAAGCGAGTACCTGGAACAACTGGGTGCCAGGTTCCACCTGGAATGTGGATTCCAGGAGATCGCTCCTGGAGTTTTTTTGACAGGAGAGATTCCAAGGGAGACGCCCTTTGAAAAGGGAGATCCTAACCTTCTGATACCCTTCAGCGGCAGCTTCACTCAGGATCCGGTCCTGGATGACCAGTCCATGGTGATTCTAACATCCGAGGGCCTGGTGGTGCTCATGGGTTGTGCGCATTCAGGGATGATAAACACCCTTCGCTACGCCCAGAGAAAAACCGGCCAGCAGCGCATAAGGGCGGTGCTGGGAGGAACCCATCTGGGGTTTCTCTCCCCCGAGCAGCTTGAGGAATCCATCTCGGAGCTGGAGGCCATGGAGCCGAAGCTGGTGGCAGTCTCCCACTGCACGGGCTTACCGGCAGCAGCCCGCCTGATGCAAAGATTCGGAGAAAGATTCTGCTTCGCCCATGTGGGAACCAGCCTCTGTTTTGAGTAA
- the rimO gene encoding 30S ribosomal protein S12 methylthiotransferase RimO has translation MKDKGPATRFHMVSLGCPKNWIDSELAVGHLLQGGYVCVSSPQEAELILVNTCAFVQEAKQEAVETILEMAQWKNKGRCRHLVVLGCLPQRYGQELLELMPEVDLFLGSGEIPHILKHLGSMEQKALSSCHLSRPGYLLEEEGFFLRPVTGPSAYLRIAEGCSNCCSYCAVPLIRGPLRSRSPESVVDEARWLVQKGIKELILVAQDTTAYGVDQRGESLLPELLEELDRLEGLRWIRLMYVHPAGVSPRLLEVLHKMVKLCPYVDLPIQHIAPRILKEMKRRVDPQGIRNAIRALREAVPGIHIRTSLIVGFPGETQEEFLELMDFVQETRFQWLGAFVYSREEGTEAARLKAQVPRKLAKKRLGELMALQRRITGELLERWVGQELTVLVEARRRNTLVGRCSFQAPDIDGMVLLGKGNTPLGCFARARIRGVRGYDLVGVLLPLS, from the coding sequence TTGAAAGACAAGGGGCCTGCCACCAGGTTCCACATGGTGAGTCTGGGCTGTCCCAAGAACTGGATAGACAGCGAGCTGGCCGTGGGACACCTGCTCCAAGGGGGCTATGTGTGCGTTTCCTCCCCCCAAGAGGCGGAACTCATACTGGTCAATACCTGTGCCTTTGTACAAGAGGCCAAGCAGGAGGCTGTGGAAACCATCCTGGAGATGGCGCAGTGGAAGAACAAAGGAAGATGCAGGCATCTGGTGGTGCTGGGCTGCCTCCCCCAGAGATATGGACAGGAGCTCCTGGAGCTCATGCCCGAGGTGGATCTATTTCTGGGAAGCGGAGAGATACCTCACATCCTGAAACATCTTGGCTCCATGGAGCAAAAGGCTTTGAGCTCCTGTCACCTGAGCAGGCCTGGGTATCTGCTGGAAGAAGAGGGATTTTTTCTGCGTCCTGTGACAGGGCCCAGCGCATACCTGAGGATAGCCGAGGGATGCTCCAATTGCTGCTCTTACTGTGCGGTGCCCCTGATAAGGGGGCCTCTTAGGAGCAGAAGCCCCGAGTCTGTGGTGGATGAGGCCAGGTGGCTGGTGCAAAAGGGTATCAAGGAGTTGATCCTGGTGGCCCAGGACACTACTGCGTACGGGGTGGACCAAAGGGGTGAGAGCCTGCTGCCAGAGCTTCTTGAGGAGCTTGACCGGCTGGAGGGGCTCAGGTGGATCAGACTCATGTACGTGCACCCTGCTGGTGTGAGCCCAAGGCTCTTGGAAGTCCTCCACAAGATGGTGAAGCTTTGCCCTTACGTGGATTTGCCCATCCAGCACATAGCCCCCAGGATCCTGAAGGAAATGAAAAGACGGGTGGACCCGCAAGGCATAAGGAATGCTATTCGAGCCCTGAGGGAAGCTGTGCCCGGAATCCACATACGTACAAGCCTCATAGTGGGATTCCCGGGGGAGACCCAGGAGGAGTTTCTGGAGCTAATGGATTTTGTCCAAGAGACCCGTTTCCAATGGCTGGGCGCATTTGTTTACTCCAGGGAGGAGGGCACAGAAGCTGCCAGGCTCAAGGCCCAGGTGCCCAGAAAACTGGCTAAAAAGAGGCTTGGAGAGCTGATGGCGTTACAGAGGCGTATCACAGGGGAGCTCTTGGAAAGATGGGTGGGACAGGAACTCACGGTCCTGGTGGAAGCCCGCAGGAGAAACACGCTTGTGGGCCGCTGCTCATTCCAGGCCCCTGATATAGACGGAATGGTGCTTCTGGGAAAGGGCAATACACCCCTGGGTTGCTTTGCAAGGGCCCGCATAAGGGGCGTGAGGGGCTATGATCTGGTGGGAGTCTTGCTTCCTTTGAGCTGA
- a CDS encoding NifB/NifX family molybdenum-iron cluster-binding protein, with product MRFAVPLADGVLCNHFGHCQQFAMIEAEGEQVVKKELLTPPPHEPGVIPRWLQGMGVQVIIAGGMGARAMGMFQEMGIRVVTGAPMLPPETLVEQYLRRTLQTGANVCDH from the coding sequence ATGAGATTCGCCGTTCCCTTGGCCGATGGAGTGCTTTGCAACCACTTCGGCCACTGTCAGCAGTTCGCCATGATCGAGGCGGAGGGGGAGCAGGTTGTGAAAAAGGAGCTCCTGACCCCCCCACCCCATGAGCCCGGCGTCATCCCACGGTGGCTTCAGGGTATGGGAGTACAAGTGATCATAGCGGGAGGCATGGGAGCCAGGGCCATGGGCATGTTTCAGGAAATGGGGATCAGGGTCGTGACAGGTGCCCCAATGCTTCCTCCCGAAACCCTCGTGGAGCAATACCTCAGGCGCACCTTGCAGACAGGGGCTAATGTATGTGACCACTGA
- a CDS encoding outer membrane lipoprotein carrier protein LolA, whose protein sequence is MKSLVGREARLMAIFGVAVICWLACLGYARAWSVAELLDGVQKSYKKIRDLQADFRQEATLPMLNRVTEAGGRLYLKMPGKMRWEYLQGQEKLVVINENTMWFYEPNEQQVTITDLTKLPNSQELLTFLTGMGDLRREFLVEEAQAPVETKEGYFMVKLLPRSKTSQWTTLRLLIDPRNFHVVQTAFEGIQGERTVIHYSNISTDLGLPEELFQFKIPEGAEVIHYPAEGTKP, encoded by the coding sequence GTGAAGAGCCTTGTGGGGAGAGAGGCCAGGTTGATGGCCATTTTTGGGGTGGCTGTGATCTGTTGGCTTGCCTGCCTGGGATATGCTCGGGCCTGGAGTGTGGCGGAGCTTTTGGATGGGGTTCAAAAGAGCTACAAGAAGATAAGGGACCTGCAGGCTGACTTCCGCCAGGAGGCAACTCTTCCCATGTTGAATCGGGTCACCGAAGCCGGAGGAAGGCTGTATCTGAAGATGCCAGGCAAGATGCGCTGGGAATATCTGCAAGGCCAGGAAAAGCTGGTGGTCATCAACGAAAATACCATGTGGTTCTATGAGCCCAACGAGCAGCAGGTCACCATAACAGACCTCACCAAATTGCCCAACTCCCAGGAACTGCTCACCTTCCTGACCGGCATGGGAGATCTCAGAAGGGAATTCCTGGTGGAGGAGGCCCAAGCCCCTGTGGAGACCAAGGAAGGCTATTTCATGGTCAAGCTGCTGCCCAGGTCCAAGACCTCCCAGTGGACAACCCTGAGGCTCCTGATAGACCCGAGAAACTTTCACGTGGTCCAGACGGCCTTCGAAGGGATTCAGGGTGAGAGGACCGTGATCCATTACTCCAACATAAGCACAGACCTGGGCCTCCCCGAAGAGCTGTTTCAATTCAAGATTCCTGAAGGGGCCGAAGTGATCCACTATCCCGCAGAGGGAACCAAGCCTTGA
- a CDS encoding ATP-binding protein produces the protein MIIAVASGKGGTGKTTVATNLAHCLGERAQIIDCDVEEPNAHLFLYPTVERVMPVTLAVPQVDLSKCSLCGKCAQACYYKALVVVGQQILTFRELCHGCGGCLLACPEGAIREEPRLLGVLEEGRAGGLLYAGGRLRVGEAMSAPLIKAARKLARADRVVILDAPPGTSCPVIATLRGADFCVLVTEPTPFGIHDLTLALEIVRSLGIPHGLVINRADLGDGELERISDEKAIPILMRIPEDRTIAEAYARGQLMTETHPHYRKAFLDLFRSIQEMLSEKKVSRMSRGTGEAKGTFSIGTASGRRR, from the coding sequence ATGATAATAGCCGTAGCCAGCGGCAAGGGCGGAACGGGCAAGACCACAGTAGCCACCAACCTGGCTCATTGCCTGGGTGAGCGCGCCCAGATAATTGACTGCGATGTGGAGGAGCCAAACGCTCATCTCTTTCTTTATCCTACGGTGGAAAGGGTCATGCCTGTGACCCTTGCTGTGCCCCAGGTGGACCTATCCAAGTGCAGCTTATGCGGAAAATGTGCTCAAGCCTGCTACTACAAAGCCCTGGTGGTGGTAGGTCAGCAGATCCTCACCTTCAGAGAGCTTTGCCACGGCTGTGGAGGCTGCCTGCTGGCCTGCCCGGAGGGGGCCATCCGGGAGGAGCCCAGGCTCCTGGGAGTGTTGGAGGAAGGTCGTGCGGGTGGCCTGCTTTATGCCGGAGGAAGACTCAGGGTCGGAGAGGCCATGTCAGCCCCCCTCATCAAGGCCGCAAGAAAGCTAGCCAGAGCGGATCGGGTGGTGATACTGGATGCCCCCCCCGGCACCTCCTGTCCAGTTATAGCTACCCTGCGCGGGGCAGACTTCTGTGTCCTTGTCACAGAGCCCACTCCCTTTGGCATCCACGACCTGACTCTGGCCCTTGAGATAGTGCGTTCCTTGGGAATTCCGCACGGCCTCGTGATCAATCGCGCAGATCTGGGAGACGGTGAGCTGGAGAGAATCTCAGATGAAAAAGCGATTCCCATCCTGATGCGCATCCCAGAGGATCGCACCATAGCTGAAGCTTATGCCAGGGGCCAATTGATGACAGAAACCCATCCCCACTATCGCAAAGCTTTCCTGGATCTTTTTCGTTCCATACAGGAAATGCTCTCAGAAAAGAAAGTTTCACGCATGTCTAGGGGGACAGGGGAAGCCAAAGGCACCTTCAGCATTGGGACAGCATCTGGGAGGCGCAGATGA
- a CDS encoding iron-sulfur cluster assembly protein, whose protein sequence is MENKETKLKERVIKALQGVIDPETCQSIWEMKLVRHVQIKEGRGVELVFRPSSRTCPLAFALGAEIKAALIKVAGVETVSIKVENFHRAAELEQILGQGSN, encoded by the coding sequence ATGGAAAACAAAGAAACGAAACTCAAAGAACGCGTTATTAAAGCCCTCCAAGGGGTGATTGATCCCGAGACCTGTCAAAGCATCTGGGAGATGAAGCTCGTCCGCCATGTCCAAATCAAGGAAGGGAGAGGTGTAGAGTTGGTATTCAGACCCTCTTCCAGGACATGTCCTCTGGCATTTGCCCTGGGCGCGGAGATAAAGGCAGCTCTCATCAAGGTCGCTGGGGTTGAAACGGTGAGTATCAAGGTGGAAAACTTCCATAGGGCTGCTGAGCTGGAGCAGATCCTGGGGCAAGGCTCCAATTGA
- a CDS encoding CGGC domain-containing protein — protein MTRVAIVGCKRIQDQLCVACAKCLKGLSLREGEFSRYKGQDVELVALGNCGDCPGLVIPKLKLMKEITGMLERDFDVVHLGTCVVKAKKTGQCPLDFDKVAALVKENFNKQVVVGTHPY, from the coding sequence ATGACCAGAGTAGCCATCGTGGGATGCAAGAGGATTCAAGACCAACTCTGTGTGGCGTGCGCCAAGTGTCTGAAGGGCTTGAGCCTGAGAGAAGGTGAGTTCTCCAGATACAAGGGACAGGATGTAGAACTGGTGGCCCTTGGAAACTGTGGGGACTGCCCTGGTCTTGTCATTCCCAAGCTGAAGCTCATGAAGGAGATAACCGGAATGCTGGAGCGGGATTTCGACGTCGTACATCTGGGCACTTGCGTGGTCAAGGCCAAGAAAACAGGGCAGTGTCCTTTGGATTTCGATAAAGTGGCAGCTCTTGTAAAGGAGAACTTCAACAAGCAGGTGGTGGTGGGCACGCATCCATACTAG
- the coaE gene encoding dephospho-CoA kinase (Dephospho-CoA kinase (CoaE) performs the final step in coenzyme A biosynthesis.) has translation MEARRDWEKLIRRMELLLRLKSFPVAFKLLENKESLNQIPFLRRLSHKSTLCQMINLVRNFDWTVGAEAQDFVSPVCASIIGLQDTPPIYKDGTFRSIVWVKTKEDARRYEASIPRVPLGKYQAVAMAPLVYNPFEPDIVLIYANPAQMILLINALQFEDYEVMQFFCVGESSCSDAISRCYLTGKPSLSIPCYGERRYGHAQDDELVMGMPSSFVEKALRGLETLYRRGVRYPISYAGAEQDISRAFPAAYAAIEQLEALRGNDNRLLLGVTGGIASGKTTVANMLAELGAPIVDFDLIARKVVEPGQPALQEIVDYFGKQVLKEDGTLDRKKLSEIVFRDAEKRKKLESFIHPRMGEEVLRQVNVFAQRDPNVIIQMVVPLMIELNMQYQCHKLLVVYIPEEMQIQRLMERDKISQEQAMAMLKSQLPIEEKLGYADFIIRNDGSLDETRAQVRELWEKLKEIQRQRMSSNRLGNQVP, from the coding sequence ATGGAGGCCAGGCGCGACTGGGAAAAGCTCATAAGGCGTATGGAATTGCTCTTGAGGCTCAAGTCCTTTCCAGTGGCCTTCAAGCTTCTGGAAAACAAGGAGTCCTTGAACCAGATCCCCTTCCTGCGAAGGCTCTCCCACAAGAGCACCCTCTGCCAGATGATAAACCTGGTCAGAAACTTCGACTGGACAGTGGGAGCTGAGGCTCAGGACTTCGTATCCCCGGTCTGTGCTTCCATCATAGGTCTTCAGGACACACCCCCTATTTACAAGGATGGCACCTTCAGGAGCATTGTTTGGGTGAAAACCAAAGAGGATGCCCGCAGGTACGAGGCCTCCATTCCTAGGGTGCCCTTGGGAAAATACCAGGCCGTGGCCATGGCGCCTCTGGTGTACAATCCCTTCGAGCCGGACATCGTGCTCATCTATGCCAATCCGGCCCAGATGATCCTGCTGATCAATGCCCTCCAGTTCGAAGATTACGAGGTGATGCAGTTCTTCTGCGTCGGGGAGTCTTCCTGCTCGGATGCCATCTCTCGCTGTTACCTCACGGGCAAACCCTCCTTGAGCATCCCCTGTTATGGGGAGCGCCGGTACGGACACGCCCAAGACGATGAGCTGGTGATGGGGATGCCTTCCTCTTTTGTGGAAAAAGCCCTCAGGGGGCTGGAAACCTTGTATCGAAGAGGTGTTAGGTACCCCATAAGCTATGCAGGGGCCGAGCAGGACATCTCCCGTGCCTTTCCTGCGGCTTATGCGGCCATAGAGCAACTGGAGGCCCTGCGTGGAAATGACAACCGCCTCCTCTTGGGTGTCACGGGAGGTATTGCCAGCGGCAAGACCACGGTGGCCAACATGCTGGCCGAGCTGGGGGCACCCATAGTGGATTTCGATCTCATAGCCCGCAAGGTGGTGGAGCCCGGCCAGCCGGCCCTTCAGGAGATAGTGGATTATTTCGGCAAGCAGGTCTTGAAGGAAGACGGCACCCTGGACCGCAAGAAGCTCTCGGAGATCGTTTTCAGAGACGCGGAGAAGAGAAAGAAGCTGGAGAGTTTCATCCATCCGCGTATGGGAGAAGAGGTCCTGCGCCAGGTCAATGTTTTTGCCCAAAGAGATCCCAATGTCATCATTCAGATGGTGGTCCCCCTGATGATTGAGCTCAACATGCAGTACCAGTGCCATAAGCTCCTGGTGGTGTACATTCCCGAGGAAATGCAGATCCAGAGACTCATGGAAAGGGACAAGATAAGCCAAGAGCAAGCAATGGCCATGCTCAAGTCACAGCTTCCCATAGAGGAAAAGCTGGGCTACGCGGATTTCATCATAAGAAACGATGGATCTCTGGATGAGACGCGAGCACAGGTAAGAGAGCTCTGGGAAAAGCTCAAGGAGATCCAAAGGCAGCGCATGTCATCAAACAGATTAGGGAATCAGGTCCCCTAA